The following proteins come from a genomic window of Megalops cyprinoides isolate fMegCyp1 chromosome 6, fMegCyp1.pri, whole genome shotgun sequence:
- the ddit3 gene encoding DNA damage-inducible transcript 3 protein, with translation MTAEWLHLPPPYPPGVGPLCGAELEAWYEDLQDILGSDGGGAKPARAPPCPEKEPEFLDVLESCSLTWLTDGQVWGGEGVQRVVEEAPPPAPSQGSTSGLSAPVGEEREAGGEGAGGDLLPPEFFELLSEGGVGLMEGGGVEVSSGYLPSQQPPSPAASEEELPSVPDSSSCASSSASQSPTLHCSPPSSPLSPPAVLPYRLGKRKRGGEKGSALSSAASSSLSSPSSAKKSRKEREQENERKVQELTDQNERLKAEIERLGEEVQRTRRALIERLVNTRK, from the exons ATGACTGCGGAGTGGCTGCACCTGCCCCCACCGTACCCCCCCGGCGTGGGGCCGCTTTGTGGCGCAGAGCTGGAGGCGTGGTACGAGGATCTGCAGGATATCCTGGGCTCAGACGGCGGTGGGGCCAAGCCAGCCCGTGCCCCACCTTGCCCTGag AAGGAGCCTGAGTTTCTGGATGTTCTCGAGAGCTGCTCCCTCACCTGGCTGACAGATGGGCAGGTGTGGGGGGGAGAAGGGGTCCAGCGAGTGGTGGAGGAAGCCCCTCCTCCAGCGCCCAGCCAGGGCTCCACCTCAGGCCTGAGCGCTCCTGTcggggaagagagggaagcgGGTGGGGAGGGAGCGGGCGGGGACCTCCTGCCGCCAGAGTTCTTCGAGCTGTTGAGCGAAGGGGGCGTCGGGctgatggagggaggaggggtggaggttAGCAGCGGGTACCTTCCCAGCCAGCAGCCTCCTTCGCCCGCGGCCAGCGAAGAGGAGCTGCCCTCCGTCCCCGATTCGTCCTCTTgcgcctcctcctccgcctcccagTCTCCCACGCTGcactgctctcctccctcctcccctctctctccgcctgcTGTCCTCCCGTACCGGCTGGGCAAGCGCAAGAGAGGCGGCGAGAAGGGGAGCGCGCTCTCCTCCGCCGCCTCTTCCTCGctgtcctctccttcctccGCAAAGAAgagcaggaaagagagggagcaggagaacGAGAGGAAGGTGCAGGAGCTGACCGATCAGAACGAGCGTCTGAAAGCGGAGATTGAGAGGCTGGGAGAGGAGGTGCAGAGGACGCGGCGAGCCCTTATCGAGAGACTGGTGAACACCCGAAagtga